In Aegilops tauschii subsp. strangulata cultivar AL8/78 chromosome 3, Aet v6.0, whole genome shotgun sequence, one genomic interval encodes:
- the LOC109782317 gene encoding major pollen allergen Ole e 10 produces MARGSQPSASLLLFSLGLVLLCFTSGSTVRLAEAQKTWCMAKPSSDEKVLQANINYACSNVSCAVIQPGGPCYNPNNLLSHTSVAMNLYYAANGRHSWNCYFADSGIVVKSDPSYGSCTYY; encoded by the exons ATGGCGAGGGGGTCTCAGCCATCTGCATCGCTCCTGCTCTTCTCTCTGGGGCTTGTGCTCCTCTGCTTCACCTCAG GAAGCACCGTCAGGCTGGCCGAGGCACAG AAAACGTGGTGCATGGCGAAGCCGTCGTCGGACGAGAAGGTCCTGCAGGCGAACATCAACTACGCGTGCTCCAACGTGAGCTGCGCCGTGATCCAGCCGGGCGGGCCGTGCTACAACCCCAACAACCTGCTGTCGCACACCTCCGTCGCCATGAACCTCTACTACGCCGCCAACGGCCGACACTCCTGGAACTGCTACTTCGCCGACTCGGGCATCGTCGTCAAGTCCGACCCCA GTTACGGCTCGTGCACCTACTACTGA